A DNA window from Vagococcus penaei contains the following coding sequences:
- a CDS encoding ABC transporter ATP-binding protein — protein sequence MDVFKKLSWFFKTEKKTYIIGVGSLVLVAFIQLLPPRVIGIIVDRVANNTLTLPTLMMWVGFLVVSAMLVYGLRYLWRTHIWGGAARLEQTMRKRLFHQFTQMDQNFYQKYRTGDLMAHATNDLNAIQNVAGAGILTFADAFITGAITVVAMILFVDWRLTLMALIPFPFLALISSKLGNKLHDAFKESQGAFSKLNDKTQETVTGIKVIKTFGQEEAEIKDFQKKIDYSIAKNNRVNFLDAMFDPLIAIVIGVSYVVSIIIGGNYVVNGTISIGQLVSFFNYIGMLVWPMFAIGRFFNVLQRGNASYDRVQQLMAEKSSIVEDQSGIDIPASGDLEYRVDSFTYQGDDSESLKNIHFTLKEGQTLGIVGKTGAGKTSILRLLLREFDHYKGEIRYGGDSIKHYRLDALLHAIGYVPQDHFLFSMTVRDNIRFGVPKATQTKVENFANEAAIHQDILGFPEGYDTLVGERGVSLSGGQKQRISIARALIMEPELLILDDALSAVDAKTEEQILSNLKNTRQNKTTIISTHRLSSVIHADEIIVIDKGQIIERGTHEELVAQHGWYNKMYEYQQLEEKVEGGVTA from the coding sequence ATGGACGTATTTAAAAAATTATCTTGGTTCTTTAAAACTGAAAAGAAGACCTACATTATTGGTGTTGGCTCGCTCGTTTTAGTCGCATTTATTCAACTTCTACCGCCACGTGTAATCGGGATAATCGTGGATCGTGTAGCTAACAACACGTTGACTTTACCCACGCTGATGATGTGGGTGGGTTTTTTAGTTGTTTCAGCAATGCTTGTTTATGGATTACGCTATTTATGGCGAACACATATCTGGGGTGGTGCTGCACGTTTAGAACAAACTATGCGTAAACGGTTGTTCCATCAATTTACGCAAATGGATCAGAATTTTTATCAAAAATATCGCACGGGAGATTTAATGGCTCATGCAACTAATGATTTGAATGCCATTCAAAATGTGGCAGGAGCTGGTATTTTAACTTTTGCTGATGCATTTATAACAGGGGCTATTACGGTAGTTGCCATGATTTTATTTGTTGATTGGCGTTTAACGTTAATGGCGTTAATTCCTTTTCCATTTTTAGCATTAATTTCAAGTAAATTAGGCAATAAATTACACGATGCTTTTAAAGAATCGCAAGGGGCTTTTTCAAAGTTGAATGATAAGACTCAAGAGACGGTTACTGGTATTAAAGTGATTAAAACCTTTGGGCAAGAAGAAGCAGAAATCAAAGATTTTCAAAAGAAAATTGATTATTCAATTGCAAAAAATAATCGTGTCAACTTTTTAGACGCAATGTTTGATCCCTTAATTGCTATTGTTATCGGTGTGTCTTATGTTGTGTCAATTATTATTGGTGGGAATTATGTTGTGAATGGTACCATTAGCATTGGGCAATTGGTGTCTTTCTTTAATTATATTGGCATGCTTGTTTGGCCAATGTTTGCGATTGGACGTTTCTTTAACGTCTTGCAAAGAGGTAATGCCAGTTATGATCGTGTACAGCAATTAATGGCAGAAAAGTCGAGTATTGTTGAAGACCAATCCGGTATTGATATACCAGCTAGTGGGGATTTGGAGTATAGAGTTGATTCGTTTACTTATCAGGGAGATGACTCAGAAAGTTTAAAAAACATTCATTTTACGTTAAAAGAAGGTCAAACATTAGGGATTGTTGGTAAAACCGGTGCTGGTAAAACTAGTATTTTACGTCTGTTATTAAGAGAATTTGACCATTATAAAGGCGAGATTCGTTATGGTGGTGATTCAATAAAGCATTATCGTTTAGATGCTTTATTACATGCAATTGGCTATGTTCCACAAGATCATTTTCTTTTTTCAATGACGGTACGCGACAATATTCGTTTTGGTGTACCCAAAGCAACGCAAACGAAAGTAGAAAATTTTGCTAATGAAGCAGCTATCCATCAAGATATTTTAGGTTTTCCAGAAGGTTACGATACATTAGTAGGTGAACGTGGGGTGTCACTATCTGGTGGACAAAAGCAACGTATTTCAATTGCACGTGCACTGATTATGGAGCCAGAATTGCTCATTTTAGACGATGCGTTGTCAGCTGTCGATGCGAAGACGGAAGAACAAATTCTATCTAATCTTAAAAATACGCGTCAAAATAAAACAACTATCATCAGTACCCATCGTTTAAGTAGTGTTATTCATGCAGATGAAATTATTGTGATTGATAAAGGACAAATCATTGAGCGTGGGACACATGAAGAACTAGTTGCACAACATGGTTGGTACAATAAAATGTATGAGTATCAGCAATTAGAGGAAAAAGTTGAAGGGGGCGTGACAGCATGA
- a CDS encoding alpha/beta hydrolase, with translation MKKILVIILVVIVIIVVGGLGYATNYLFNYAIVPGEKDFLAKQDNIQQEKEWKFAQKKLTDVTLKSHDGLTLSGTWVNQEKTTKKIAIVAHGYMQNASTMGQYAELFYRLGYDVLVPDNRAHGKSEGEYVGFGWLDRLDYLQWIDEVIQTKGKDCEIVLFGVSMGAATVMMTSGEKLPSQVKAIVEDCGYDSVTNELAHQLKEMFHIPAFPLIPLTSLYTQIRAGYSFNQASAVKQLANNHLPTLFIHGDKDKFVPTSMVYKLYDATKGPKELIIFEGSGHAKSLADHPKEYEKVISNFLKDYLN, from the coding sequence GTGAAAAAAATTTTGGTAATTATCCTCGTTGTTATTGTTATAATAGTTGTTGGTGGCTTGGGATATGCCACAAATTATTTGTTCAATTATGCAATTGTTCCAGGTGAAAAAGATTTTCTTGCTAAACAAGATAACATACAACAGGAAAAAGAATGGAAATTTGCTCAAAAGAAGTTGACAGATGTCACTCTTAAAAGTCATGATGGGTTAACATTGAGTGGCACGTGGGTTAATCAAGAAAAAACAACAAAAAAAATTGCGATTGTGGCTCATGGTTATATGCAAAATGCTAGTACTATGGGGCAATATGCAGAACTTTTTTATCGTTTAGGTTATGATGTCCTTGTTCCAGATAATCGTGCACATGGAAAAAGTGAAGGGGAATATGTTGGTTTTGGTTGGTTAGATCGTTTAGATTACTTACAATGGATTGATGAGGTGATTCAAACTAAGGGCAAAGATTGTGAGATTGTTTTATTTGGTGTCAGTATGGGGGCAGCTACCGTTATGATGACAAGTGGTGAAAAATTGCCTAGTCAAGTGAAAGCTATTGTAGAGGATTGTGGGTATGACTCAGTCACTAATGAATTGGCTCACCAGCTAAAAGAAATGTTTCATATTCCAGCGTTTCCTTTAATTCCTTTAACATCGCTTTATACACAAATTCGAGCAGGCTATAGCTTTAATCAGGCTAGCGCTGTTAAACAGTTAGCAAACAATCACTTACCAACATTATTTATCCATGGTGATAAAGATAAGTTTGTTCCAACGTCAATGGTTTATAAACTATACGATGCTACAAAAGGGCCTAAAGAACTTATTATTTTTGAAGGTTCTGGTCATGCTAAGTCGTTAGCTGATCATCCAAAAGAATATGAAAAAGTGATTTCAAATTTTTTAAAGGACTATTTGAATTAA
- a CDS encoding ABC transporter ATP-binding protein, with the protein MKEQPQSEWTKQLTLKEQVSIIKRLFTFAKPFRWYFLGALTFAVVLAVINILLPKILQVLMDNHLETKNATTQTILYFAALYGVGVLFKAIVWFGQWILYFKGSLQTYQSIRVRLFNKLQTMGMRYFDQTPAGSIVSRVTNDTETLFEFWLFFLFIMTAIFGVFASFVAMWSINPQLTLISMIFFPILLVIIWYYQKYSSRIYRGMRERLSHLNTKLNESISGMSIIQIFRQEERLEKEFAESNDAYLGSRYSMIRTNSLLLAPIINLLFALATAVVLGYFGILSFQSPVEVGMIYAFISYVQQFFNPMTNMMDSLSVFQDGLVAGGRIIKILDHEELTPQQNPGADATITNAKIEFKNVSFSYDGTHNVLDDISFVANPGETVALVGHTGSGKSSIINVLMRFYEFYDGQILIDDVDIKDYSMTELREKLGLVLQDAFMFYGDISSNIRLLNQEITDEQIIEAAKFVQADKFIETLPGNYHAKVLEGGSSFSSGERQLISFARTIVTDPKILVLDEATANIDTETETLIQEGLQRMRSGRTTIAIAHRLSTIKDANLILVLEKGRIVERGTHDELVGYGGLYHNMYQLQNNKQQLDND; encoded by the coding sequence ATGAAAGAACAACCACAATCAGAATGGACCAAACAATTAACGTTAAAAGAACAAGTAAGTATTATTAAACGCTTGTTTACGTTTGCTAAGCCTTTTCGCTGGTATTTTCTTGGAGCGTTGACGTTTGCGGTAGTATTGGCTGTCATTAATATTCTCTTGCCTAAAATTTTACAAGTATTAATGGACAATCATTTGGAAACAAAAAACGCAACGACACAAACTATTCTTTATTTTGCTGCTCTATATGGTGTCGGTGTTTTGTTTAAAGCAATTGTTTGGTTTGGCCAGTGGATTCTTTATTTTAAAGGCTCGTTGCAGACGTATCAATCGATTCGTGTTAGACTATTCAATAAATTACAAACGATGGGCATGCGTTATTTCGATCAAACACCAGCTGGGTCCATTGTGTCGCGAGTGACAAATGATACGGAGACATTGTTTGAATTCTGGCTATTCTTCTTATTTATTATGACGGCCATTTTTGGGGTATTTGCTTCATTTGTTGCGATGTGGAGTATTAATCCGCAGCTTACTCTAATTAGCATGATTTTTTTCCCGATTTTATTAGTCATTATTTGGTATTACCAAAAATATAGTTCAAGGATTTACCGTGGGATGCGTGAACGCTTAAGTCATTTAAATACCAAGTTAAATGAATCAATTTCTGGTATGTCAATTATTCAAATATTTCGACAAGAAGAACGGTTAGAAAAAGAGTTTGCCGAAAGTAACGATGCCTATCTGGGATCACGTTATAGCATGATACGGACGAATTCATTACTATTAGCACCAATCATCAATTTACTTTTTGCGCTTGCGACAGCCGTAGTTTTAGGCTATTTTGGCATACTTTCATTTCAGTCGCCCGTTGAAGTTGGGATGATTTATGCATTTATTTCATATGTTCAACAATTTTTTAATCCAATGACTAACATGATGGATTCGTTAAGTGTTTTCCAAGATGGCTTAGTTGCTGGTGGACGAATCATTAAAATTTTAGATCACGAAGAATTAACGCCACAGCAAAATCCAGGTGCGGATGCAACTATAACAAATGCTAAAATTGAATTTAAAAATGTATCCTTTTCTTATGATGGTACACATAACGTTTTAGATGATATTAGTTTTGTCGCTAATCCAGGAGAAACAGTTGCGCTCGTTGGCCACACTGGAAGTGGAAAAAGCTCAATTATTAATGTCCTGATGCGTTTCTATGAGTTTTATGATGGACAAATTTTAATTGATGATGTGGATATTAAAGATTACTCGATGACGGAATTAAGAGAAAAATTAGGACTGGTTTTGCAAGATGCTTTTATGTTTTATGGTGATATCTCTAGCAATATTCGATTATTAAATCAAGAAATCACAGACGAACAAATTATTGAAGCGGCAAAATTTGTTCAAGCGGATAAATTTATTGAGACACTACCCGGTAACTATCATGCAAAAGTTCTTGAAGGTGGGTCAAGCTTTTCAAGTGGTGAACGACAGTTAATTTCTTTTGCAAGAACAATTGTAACGGATCCTAAAATTTTAGTTTTAGATGAAGCTACTGCAAACATTGATACTGAAACCGAGACTTTAATCCAGGAAGGATTACAACGAATGCGTTCTGGACGGACAACGATAGCAATTGCTCACCGATTATCAACGATTAAAGATGCGAACTTAATTTTAGTTTTAGAAAAGGGTCGAATTGTTGAACGGGGAACTCATGATGAATTGGTAGGGTATGGTGGTTTATATCATAATATGTATCAATTGCAAAACAATAAACAACAATTAGATAATGATTAA
- a CDS encoding deoxyribonuclease IV, with the protein MYLGSHVSMNGKEMLLGSAKLADSYGANTFMIYTGAPQNTRRKPVEELNIPLGRDYMEQTNIDLGKIVVHAPYIINLGNTTKPQNFGFAVDFLRQEIERVEAIGATQITLHPGAHVGAGADVGINQIIKGLNEVLRADQTPQIALETMAGKGTEIGRSFEELAKIIDGVTHNDKLSITLDTCHINDAGYNVREDFDGVLEEFDKIIGLDRLKVIHVNDSKNPQGSHKDRHANIGYGTIGFDALNYIVHHPQLIELPKILETPFVGEDKKTAKAPYKHEIAMLKKQEFNPNLLEDVFNEK; encoded by the coding sequence ATGTATTTAGGTTCTCACGTTAGTATGAATGGGAAAGAAATGTTATTAGGATCAGCAAAATTAGCCGATAGTTATGGAGCAAATACTTTTATGATTTACACCGGTGCGCCTCAAAATACACGCCGGAAACCAGTAGAAGAGCTAAATATTCCGCTTGGTCGGGATTATATGGAACAAACAAATATTGACTTAGGTAAAATTGTTGTTCATGCACCATATATTATTAATTTAGGCAATACAACTAAACCACAAAATTTTGGTTTTGCTGTGGATTTTTTACGTCAAGAAATTGAACGAGTAGAGGCAATTGGAGCAACACAAATCACTCTACATCCTGGCGCTCACGTCGGCGCAGGGGCCGATGTTGGGATTAACCAAATTATTAAAGGACTAAATGAAGTATTGCGTGCTGACCAAACGCCACAAATTGCTTTGGAAACAATGGCTGGAAAAGGAACTGAAATTGGACGATCATTTGAAGAATTGGCAAAAATTATTGATGGGGTGACTCACAATGATAAGTTATCGATTACATTAGATACCTGCCATATTAATGATGCTGGTTATAATGTTCGTGAAGATTTTGATGGGGTCTTGGAAGAATTTGATAAAATTATTGGTTTGGATCGGTTAAAAGTCATTCATGTTAATGATTCTAAGAATCCTCAAGGGTCACATAAGGACCGTCATGCCAATATTGGATATGGTACAATTGGCTTTGATGCGCTAAATTATATTGTGCATCATCCTCAACTTATTGAATTGCCTAAGATATTAGAAACACCTTTTGTTGGTGAGGATAAGAAAACGGCTAAAGCACCGTATAAACATGAAATTGCGATGTTAAAAAAACAAGAATTTAATCCTAATCTATTAGAAGATGTGTTTAACGAAAAATAA
- a CDS encoding SulP family inorganic anion transporter: protein MLLSYKKNEWIGNIKHDIFGGLVTSVALIPEVIGFAIVSGVNPITALFASVIMLVVTSLTGGRPAMVSAAAGSMALVMVTLIKTHGIDYMIAATVLTGIIQVVLGYLKINQLMRFVSPPVMAGFINALALLIFMAQIQQLHQVTIVTYLMVIAAIAGMYILPHITQAIPAALIIIVTLTVGTTVFGWNVQTVGALGDMAGSVSGIHLPNVPFTIDTLRIILPTSLTLALVGLVESLLTLPIVDEMTDSVGDSQREVKAQGLANIMTGFFGGPAGCAMIGQAVINVKSGGRERLSTVTAGGVLFLLIVFFKDIMLQIPTPALIGIMITVAITTFDFNSLKRVKEAPMIESFTMFLTIAIVLYTHNLALGIIVGVLVSMIALVTKISQVQLKVSGPKIVIKGQLFFASVASFNEEMDTISLDNIDIIDCRQLHIIDNSGADALLTWLNENNQALDKIQHVQTKYSPLLNKLAEKNE from the coding sequence ATGCTATTAAGTTATAAAAAAAATGAATGGATTGGCAATATTAAACATGATATTTTCGGAGGACTTGTGACATCAGTCGCATTGATTCCAGAAGTGATTGGTTTCGCTATTGTATCAGGAGTAAACCCGATTACAGCTTTATTTGCTTCTGTTATTATGTTGGTTGTCACTTCTTTAACCGGTGGTCGTCCCGCGATGGTTTCAGCAGCAGCGGGTTCAATGGCGCTTGTAATGGTGACGTTAATTAAAACGCATGGTATTGATTACATGATTGCCGCTACTGTTTTAACAGGTATCATTCAAGTAGTTTTAGGCTATCTTAAAATTAACCAATTAATGCGTTTTGTGTCACCGCCAGTTATGGCTGGTTTTATTAATGCATTAGCATTACTCATTTTCATGGCACAGATTCAGCAACTTCATCAGGTGACCATAGTGACTTATCTAATGGTGATTGCTGCAATTGCTGGTATGTATATTCTTCCTCATATTACTCAAGCAATTCCTGCAGCCTTGATTATTATTGTCACGCTGACTGTTGGTACGACTGTATTTGGTTGGAATGTTCAAACAGTTGGTGCACTAGGCGACATGGCTGGGTCTGTTTCAGGTATTCATTTACCCAATGTACCGTTTACTATAGATACGCTAAGGATTATTTTACCAACATCACTCACACTGGCCTTGGTTGGTTTAGTCGAATCGTTATTAACGTTACCCATTGTTGATGAGATGACAGATAGTGTTGGCGATAGTCAACGAGAAGTTAAGGCTCAAGGTTTAGCCAATATTATGACTGGCTTTTTTGGTGGACCAGCTGGATGTGCAATGATTGGTCAAGCTGTTATTAATGTCAAATCAGGTGGTCGTGAACGCTTATCAACAGTGACAGCAGGTGGTGTGTTATTTTTATTGATTGTTTTCTTCAAAGACATCATGTTACAAATTCCAACACCAGCATTGATTGGTATTATGATTACCGTTGCTATTACAACATTTGATTTTAATAGTTTAAAACGTGTTAAAGAAGCACCGATGATTGAATCATTCACGATGTTTTTAACGATTGCAATTGTGCTTTATACTCATAATTTAGCTTTGGGCATTATTGTGGGTGTATTGGTTAGTATGATTGCTTTAGTCACGAAAATTTCTCAAGTTCAATTGAAAGTTTCTGGCCCGAAAATTGTGATTAAAGGTCAATTATTTTTTGCGTCAGTTGCGTCATTTAATGAAGAAATGGACACTATTTCACTTGATAATATTGATATCATAGATTGTCGCCAGTTACATATTATTGATAATTCTGGTGCAGATGCTTTACTAACTTGGCTAAATGAAAATAATCAAGCACTTGATAAAATTCAACATGTACAAACTAAATATTCACCGTTATTGAATAAATTAGCAGAGAAAAATGAATAA
- a CDS encoding GNAT family N-acetyltransferase, with product MLISHFNRHAWIKAAAFYLRMQVFVQEQGIPLQAEFDELDSDAMTYLVIFDDDKPVGTARYLQDDAQTLRLDRLCVHIDYRQQGIGQQLVRELEQQGQLNNCLKSCVHSEKHAIPFYKKLGYSVCSDDFMEDGILCTKLEKRLLS from the coding sequence ATGTTAATCAGTCATTTTAATCGTCATGCTTGGATAAAAGCGGCTGCTTTCTATTTAAGAATGCAAGTCTTTGTTCAAGAACAAGGTATCCCATTACAGGCAGAATTCGATGAATTAGATAGCGACGCTATGACTTATTTAGTTATTTTTGATGATGACAAGCCCGTGGGTACTGCTCGCTACCTACAAGATGATGCTCAAACACTCCGCCTTGATCGATTATGTGTGCATATAGACTATCGGCAACAGGGAATTGGACAACAACTCGTTCGAGAGCTAGAGCAACAAGGACAACTAAATAATTGTCTAAAATCTTGCGTTCATAGTGAAAAACACGCCATCCCATTTTATAAAAAGTTAGGTTATAGTGTATGTAGTGACGATTTCATGGAAGATGGCATTCTTTGCACAAAATTAGAAAAGCGGCTACTATCTTAA
- a CDS encoding DUF4430 domain-containing protein has protein sequence MKKNFWLLVTTLSLLFVTTACGSEQNKTIESTSHSTTVSTKKSTDSSVKTDETNNISIKMSLIEDGKQIISEDLKANSDQSVLDVLKENFEVKETNGFVTEIDGKAQDKAKNKYWMYYINGKEADKGAKDINVKNNDIIEWRLNELK, from the coding sequence ATGAAAAAAAATTTTTGGTTATTAGTAACTACCCTATCATTATTATTTGTGACAACTGCTTGTGGATCTGAACAGAATAAAACAATAGAATCAACCAGTCATTCAACAACAGTATCAACTAAAAAATCAACAGACTCCTCAGTGAAAACAGACGAAACCAATAATATTTCTATCAAAATGAGTCTTATTGAAGATGGGAAACAAATTATTAGTGAAGACCTTAAAGCGAACTCTGACCAATCTGTTCTTGACGTATTAAAAGAAAATTTTGAGGTTAAAGAAACTAATGGTTTTGTAACTGAAATTGATGGAAAAGCTCAAGATAAAGCTAAAAATAAATATTGGATGTATTACATCAATGGGAAAGAAGCCGATAAAGGCGCTAAAGATATCAATGTTAAAAATAATGATATTATTGAATGGCGTCTAAATGAACTTAAATAA
- a CDS encoding YneF family protein, translating into MNTGLAIVLIIVALVAGLVGGFFLAKKTFENQLEQNPPVNEDMLRMMMAQMGQTPSEKKVRQMMQNMKSQNSKASKSKKKK; encoded by the coding sequence ATGAATACAGGATTAGCAATCGTTTTAATTATTGTAGCTTTAGTAGCTGGTTTAGTAGGTGGTTTCTTTTTAGCAAAGAAAACTTTCGAAAATCAATTAGAGCAAAATCCTCCCGTTAATGAGGATATGTTACGTATGATGATGGCTCAAATGGGGCAGACACCATCTGAGAAAAAAGTACGTCAAATGATGCAAAATATGAAAAGCCAAAATTCTAAAGCGTCAAAAAGTAAGAAAAAGAAATAA
- a CDS encoding amino acid ABC transporter substrate-binding protein/permease → MCKKMKQSGKIFMLLAISFMAVLFNTSVALATDENKASEEHSSQQVTPKKQTYIIASDSTYAPFEYQNDQGDYEGIDVDLMKAVAKQHGFELEFKFIGFSSAVQAVESGQADGVIAGMTITDERKKAFDFSEPYFDSGVQIAVKKGNDDITSYKDLKGQKVAAKIGTSSADFLEQNKDKYGYSIVYLDTTDALFSALEINEVAAIMDDYPVIGYGVTKGQNIQTPIAKESGGQYGFAVKKGTNPELLAMFNQTLTDMKKSGDYDKLLATYIQTNEPSKADKAAEIDESTLAGMWQNNWQRLLKGFWMTIWLAFLSFALATILGILFGLMSVSANKILRSLSMIYVDLIRGIPLMVLAFFIYFGLPGILGFNIPVFVAGIVTLTLNASAYISEIVRGGIKAVPTGQMEASRSLGLSYGKTMRKIILPQAFRIMIPSFVNQFVISLKDTTILSAIGLIELLQAGKMIVARNLQSTLVYFVIALMYLILITLLTQIGKMLERKLQL, encoded by the coding sequence ATGTGTAAAAAAATGAAACAATCGGGGAAAATATTCATGTTACTAGCAATTAGTTTCATGGCCGTTTTATTTAATACGAGTGTCGCTTTAGCAACCGATGAAAATAAAGCCTCAGAGGAACACTCTTCACAGCAAGTCACACCTAAAAAGCAAACTTATATTATTGCGAGTGACTCAACCTACGCTCCCTTTGAATATCAAAATGATCAAGGTGATTACGAAGGTATTGACGTTGATTTAATGAAAGCTGTCGCAAAACAACATGGATTTGAATTAGAGTTTAAATTTATCGGTTTTAGCTCGGCGGTTCAAGCAGTTGAATCAGGACAAGCAGACGGTGTCATTGCTGGTATGACTATAACTGATGAACGTAAAAAAGCGTTTGATTTTTCTGAGCCTTATTTTGATAGTGGTGTACAAATTGCTGTTAAAAAGGGCAATGATGACATTACATCTTACAAGGACTTAAAAGGTCAAAAAGTTGCTGCTAAAATCGGAACTTCTAGTGCTGATTTTCTAGAGCAGAACAAAGATAAATATGGCTATTCAATTGTCTATCTTGACACAACCGATGCGCTATTCAGTGCATTAGAGATTAACGAAGTTGCAGCCATTATGGATGACTATCCCGTCATTGGCTATGGTGTTACTAAAGGACAAAACATTCAAACACCTATCGCTAAGGAATCCGGTGGACAATATGGATTTGCTGTAAAAAAAGGAACCAATCCAGAACTACTAGCGATGTTTAATCAGACGTTAACTGATATGAAAAAATCAGGAGATTATGACAAATTATTAGCAACATATATCCAAACTAATGAACCTTCTAAAGCAGATAAAGCTGCTGAAATTGACGAATCAACGCTAGCTGGTATGTGGCAAAATAACTGGCAACGATTGTTAAAAGGATTTTGGATGACTATCTGGTTAGCCTTTCTATCATTTGCCTTAGCAACTATTCTTGGTATTTTATTTGGTTTAATGTCCGTTTCAGCAAATAAAATTCTACGTAGTCTGTCAATGATTTATGTTGACTTAATTCGAGGAATCCCTTTGATGGTCCTTGCTTTCTTTATTTATTTTGGTTTACCAGGTATCCTTGGATTTAATATCCCTGTTTTTGTTGCCGGAATTGTTACGTTAACTCTAAATGCCAGTGCCTATATCTCTGAAATCGTGCGTGGAGGCATCAAGGCCGTCCCAACTGGACAAATGGAGGCTTCAAGAAGCTTAGGCTTGTCTTATGGTAAAACAATGCGTAAAATTATCTTACCACAAGCTTTTAGAATCATGATTCCATCATTTGTCAATCAATTCGTGATTTCATTGAAAGATACAACTATTTTATCTGCCATTGGTTTAATTGAGTTATTACAAGCAGGTAAAATGATTGTGGCTCGTAACTTGCAAAGTACACTTGTTTACTTCGTTATTGCCTTAATGTACTTAATCTTGATTACACTCTTAACACAAATCGGAAAAATGCTAGAAAGGAAATTACAGCTATGA
- a CDS encoding amino acid ABC transporter ATP-binding protein translates to MTEKILVEHLVKKYGDQTILNDINVSINKGDVVCIIGPSGSGKSTFLRCLNQLEEISGGSIIIDGADLTDKTTDINQIRQHIGMVFQHFNLFPHLSVIDNIMLAPIDLGKLSKSDAEVKAMELLNKVGLADKRDVFPESLSGGQKQRIAIARALAMNPDIMLFDEPTSALDPEMVGDVLNVMKDLAEQGMTMVIVTHEMGFAKEVANRVMFIESGNFIEDGTPEQVFDHPKHERTQDFLNKVLHM, encoded by the coding sequence ATGACCGAAAAAATTTTAGTTGAACACCTCGTTAAAAAATACGGTGATCAAACGATTCTAAACGATATCAATGTTTCCATTAATAAAGGAGATGTCGTTTGTATTATTGGCCCATCTGGTTCTGGTAAAAGTACGTTTTTGCGTTGTTTAAACCAACTAGAAGAAATATCTGGTGGTTCAATCATTATTGATGGCGCAGACTTAACTGATAAAACTACTGACATTAACCAAATTCGCCAACATATTGGCATGGTATTCCAACATTTTAATTTATTTCCTCATTTATCAGTTATTGATAACATTATGTTAGCACCCATTGATTTAGGTAAACTCTCAAAATCTGATGCAGAAGTAAAAGCGATGGAATTATTAAATAAAGTCGGACTAGCCGATAAACGCGATGTCTTTCCCGAATCGCTCTCAGGAGGCCAAAAACAACGAATTGCGATTGCTCGGGCTTTAGCTATGAATCCTGATATCATGCTCTTCGACGAACCAACATCTGCTTTAGACCCAGAAATGGTTGGGGACGTTCTGAATGTTATGAAAGATTTAGCTGAACAAGGTATGACTATGGTTATTGTTACTCATGAGATGGGATTTGCTAAAGAAGTCGCTAATCGTGTGATGTTTATTGAAAGCGGGAATTTTATCGAAGATGGAACCCCTGAGCAAGTCTTTGATCATCCAAAACATGAGCGTACACAGGACTTTTTAAATAAAGTCTTACATATGTAA